A single Ruficoccus amylovorans DNA region contains:
- the pheA gene encoding prephenate dehydratase encodes MDLEKVRTRIDEIDREIVAKLNERLTLAGDVAAAKAEAGLPIFMPEREEQIFMKLARLNTGPLEEATLRRIYGEIISVTRARQRKLRIAYLGPEATYTEQAAVKQFGQQIETMPQRMIPDVFTAVEKGEADYGVIPIENSTGGAVLHSLDMLAETELKIVSQVYLPIEHCLVSRWPLEAITEVHSKDQALIQCRDWLARHLPGARQVECDSTAQAVRLSGEHEGMAAIAGELAATRYGVPVLAKGIQDRSDNVTRFLVIGARPCGRTGDGGDKTSLVFSINDEVGALERAVKAFSSRGINMTKIESRPSRRKAWDYLFFVDVIGHWEDAEVQAAVADLKDACRLVKWLGSYPNTK; translated from the coding sequence ATGGATCTGGAAAAAGTCCGCACCCGCATTGATGAAATTGACCGCGAGATCGTGGCCAAGCTGAACGAGCGGCTCACCCTCGCCGGTGACGTCGCCGCCGCCAAGGCCGAGGCCGGGTTGCCGATCTTTATGCCCGAGCGGGAGGAACAGATATTTATGAAGCTGGCCCGGCTCAACACCGGCCCGCTGGAGGAGGCCACGCTGCGCCGCATTTACGGGGAAATCATCTCCGTGACCCGCGCCCGCCAGCGCAAGCTGCGCATCGCCTACCTCGGGCCGGAGGCGACCTACACCGAGCAGGCCGCCGTCAAGCAGTTCGGGCAACAGATCGAGACCATGCCCCAGCGGATGATTCCGGATGTCTTCACAGCGGTGGAAAAGGGCGAGGCCGACTACGGCGTCATCCCGATTGAGAACTCGACCGGCGGGGCCGTCCTGCACTCGCTCGACATGCTGGCCGAGACCGAACTGAAAATCGTTTCCCAGGTTTACCTGCCGATCGAGCATTGCCTGGTCTCGCGATGGCCCCTGGAGGCCATTACCGAAGTTCACTCCAAGGATCAGGCCCTGATCCAATGCCGCGACTGGCTGGCCCGCCACCTGCCCGGCGCCCGCCAGGTCGAGTGCGACAGCACGGCTCAGGCGGTGCGCCTCTCCGGCGAGCACGAGGGCATGGCCGCCATTGCCGGAGAACTCGCGGCCACCCGTTATGGGGTGCCCGTGCTGGCCAAGGGCATCCAAGACCGCTCGGACAATGTCACGCGCTTCCTCGTCATCGGGGCCCGCCCCTGCGGGCGCACCGGGGACGGCGGCGACAAGACCAGCCTGGTCTTTTCCATCAACGACGAAGTCGGCGCGCTCGAACGCGCGGTCAAGGCTTTCAGCTCGCGTGGGATCAACATGACCAAGATCGAGTCCCGCCCCAGCCGCCGCAAGGCCTGGGATTACCTATTTTTCGTGGACGTGATCGGCCACTGGGAGGACGCGGAAGTCCAGGCCGCCGTGGCCGACCTGAAGGATGCCTGCCGCCTGGTCAAGTGGCTGGGCAGCTACCCGAACACCAAGTAA
- the scpB gene encoding SMC-Scp complex subunit ScpB, with protein sequence MEFNLKKILKALLLSNSEPLSIRDIQAVITRYHEQAEAEPPEPEADEPATGPDGQGVIEPIMEQVPSLLTATQIRDAMDAIAHELEEEREVYRLLQGPAGYRIATSPDYAEWVRLLRNEAKPTRLSQAALETLSIIAYRQPVTRAEMEAIRGVSVDSAVSKLLELELVLVTGRADLPGRPIQYGTTDKFLEFIGVRSIEELPASDVLSPSQITEWFRRSTQEDEELTDKDVGLPEEPRSGAEQLETPGQ encoded by the coding sequence ATGGAATTCAACCTGAAAAAGATCCTCAAGGCGCTGCTGCTCTCGAACTCCGAGCCCTTGTCCATCCGTGACATTCAGGCCGTCATCACGCGTTACCACGAGCAGGCCGAGGCCGAGCCGCCCGAGCCGGAGGCCGACGAGCCCGCCACCGGCCCCGACGGGCAGGGGGTGATCGAGCCGATCATGGAGCAGGTGCCCTCGCTCCTGACCGCCACCCAGATCCGCGACGCCATGGACGCCATCGCGCACGAACTGGAGGAGGAGCGCGAGGTTTACCGGTTGCTGCAGGGGCCAGCCGGGTACCGCATAGCCACCTCGCCCGACTACGCCGAATGGGTGCGCCTCCTGCGCAATGAGGCCAAACCAACCCGGCTCTCCCAGGCCGCGCTGGAGACCCTTTCCATCATCGCCTACCGCCAGCCCGTCACCCGTGCCGAGATGGAGGCCATTCGCGGCGTCTCCGTGGACAGCGCCGTGAGCAAGCTGCTGGAACTGGAGCTGGTCCTCGTCACGGGCCGGGCCGACCTGCCGGGCCGTCCCATCCAGTACGGGACCACGGACAAGTTTCTCGAATTCATCGGCGTGCGCTCTATTGAGGAGTTGCCCGCCTCCGACGTGCTTTCCCCCAGCCAGATCACCGAGTGGTTCCGGCGCTCCACCCAGGAGGACGAGGAACTGACCGACAAGGACGTGGGCCTGCCCGAAGAGCCCCGCTCCGGCGCGGAGCAACTGGAAACCCCCGGCCAGTAA
- a CDS encoding alpha/beta fold hydrolase, with the protein MPESTLYALHGNLQTPTVWDKFREQLRDRAGRPVHWEMEDLRGALQLDFSDWTEDFCGQVEFETKGRPRPWLLGYSLGGRLALHALLKRPDLWCGVIVAGANPGLSNSSEKAARLKNDQNWAGRFRSEPWERVVRDWDAQPVFQHAGEPVKNPCPPREGDFFKGQVARLFDTFSLGRQDDLRPVLAELYRVEKTPPAPPVLFLSGEYDAKFRALGEELAGLCPGWTHRVLPGGGHRAPWEAPAAFTRAVQDFIGGPEPVLIA; encoded by the coding sequence ATGCCCGAATCCACCCTCTACGCCCTGCACGGAAACCTTCAGACACCGACCGTCTGGGACAAATTCCGCGAGCAGTTGCGCGACAGGGCAGGGCGGCCCGTGCACTGGGAGATGGAGGACTTGCGCGGGGCGCTCCAGCTGGATTTCTCCGACTGGACGGAGGATTTTTGCGGGCAGGTGGAGTTTGAAACCAAAGGCCGCCCGCGCCCCTGGCTGCTGGGCTACTCACTCGGGGGACGGCTGGCGCTGCACGCGCTGCTGAAGCGGCCCGATCTGTGGTGCGGTGTCATCGTGGCCGGCGCCAACCCCGGCCTGTCCAACAGTTCCGAAAAAGCCGCCCGCCTGAAAAACGACCAGAATTGGGCCGGGCGTTTCCGGTCCGAACCCTGGGAGCGCGTTGTTCGCGACTGGGACGCGCAGCCGGTTTTCCAGCATGCGGGCGAGCCGGTCAAAAATCCCTGTCCGCCGCGCGAAGGCGATTTTTTCAAAGGGCAGGTGGCCCGGCTTTTCGACACCTTTTCGCTCGGGCGGCAGGATGACCTGCGCCCGGTGCTGGCAGAGCTTTACCGGGTGGAAAAAACGCCCCCCGCGCCGCCGGTGCTCTTTCTCTCGGGCGAGTACGACGCGAAATTCCGCGCCCTGGGGGAGGAGCTGGCCGGGCTCTGTCCGGGGTGGACACACCGCGTGCTCCCCGGCGGGGGGCACCGTGCCCCCTGGGAAGCCCCCGCCGCCTTCACCCGGGCGGTACAGGACTTCATCGGCGGGCCGGAGCCGGTCCTGATCGCGTGA
- a CDS encoding DNA polymerase, whose translation MPLRYVFVDLDSYFASCEQQLQPRLRGRPVGVVPSLNEGTCCIAASYEAKACGVKTGTGVREARFLCPQIELVESHPREYVEIHHRIKDAVERHLHVIEARSIDEMYGELPSHHRNETDARRIVEAIRADIAANVGASLTCSFGIGPNILLSKVASGMNKPSGTTFIHDHSWPECFSTLELRDWYGIGRNMERRLAAHGIRSIAQLYAASCRELRKIWGGIEGERLFAELRGAEVERPPTRRRHLSHSHILPPRKRTRSGAFAVINRLTQKAATRLRHEGYFAATLEMGVRYDFSTKWTAETHFFETQETAVFLKMLRKLWDSMPAGLGDPTQVWVVLGGLVDAEHDAPPLFADWRDERRLRLDQTMDALNRRYGTRCLYYAAAHKGRSEAPMRISFTHVPDLEVERD comes from the coding sequence ATGCCGCTGCGTTACGTTTTCGTCGATCTGGACAGCTACTTCGCCTCCTGCGAGCAGCAGTTACAGCCGCGCCTGCGCGGACGGCCCGTCGGCGTCGTCCCCTCGCTGAACGAGGGCACCTGCTGCATTGCCGCCAGCTACGAGGCCAAGGCTTGCGGCGTCAAAACCGGCACCGGCGTGCGCGAGGCGCGTTTCTTGTGCCCCCAGATCGAGCTCGTCGAATCGCACCCGCGCGAGTACGTGGAGATCCACCACCGGATCAAGGACGCCGTCGAGCGGCATCTGCACGTGATCGAAGCCCGTTCCATCGATGAGATGTACGGCGAACTTCCCTCCCACCACCGCAATGAAACCGACGCGCGCCGCATCGTGGAGGCCATCCGCGCGGACATCGCGGCCAATGTGGGCGCGTCGCTGACCTGCTCCTTCGGCATCGGCCCGAACATCCTCCTGAGCAAAGTCGCCAGCGGGATGAACAAACCCAGTGGCACAACCTTTATCCACGATCACAGTTGGCCGGAGTGTTTTTCCACCCTCGAACTGCGTGACTGGTACGGCATCGGCCGGAACATGGAACGCCGCCTGGCCGCGCACGGCATCCGCAGCATTGCCCAGCTCTACGCCGCCTCCTGCCGCGAACTGCGCAAGATCTGGGGCGGAATCGAGGGCGAACGCCTTTTCGCCGAACTGCGCGGGGCCGAGGTCGAGCGCCCGCCCACCCGGCGGCGGCACCTGAGCCATTCGCACATCCTTCCGCCCCGCAAGCGCACCCGCTCGGGCGCCTTCGCCGTCATCAACCGCCTCACCCAGAAGGCCGCCACCCGCCTGCGCCACGAGGGCTACTTTGCCGCGACCCTGGAGATGGGCGTGCGCTACGACTTCAGCACGAAGTGGACTGCCGAGACGCATTTTTTCGAGACCCAGGAGACGGCGGTCTTTCTGAAAATGCTCCGCAAACTCTGGGACAGCATGCCCGCCGGACTTGGCGACCCGACGCAGGTCTGGGTCGTGCTCGGGGGGCTGGTCGATGCCGAGCACGACGCCCCGCCGCTGTTTGCCGACTGGCGGGACGAGCGTCGCCTGCGGCTCGACCAGACGATGGACGCCCTCAACCGTCGCTACGGCACGCGCTGCCTCTACTATGCCGCCGCCCACAAGGGCCGCTCCGAAGCCCCCATGCGCATTTCCTTCACCCACGTGCCCGACCTGGAAGTCGAACGCGACTGA
- a CDS encoding SLC13 family permease, with the protein MTWEIIAVLFILLAALASFIAEKVSVDVTAVCVFAVLLVVSMVSGSDHWPEVGELVNVFANSAPLTIGAMFIISVALEKCGAIELMAQKLGKLTALPYGVFIVALAIGVGGISAFINNTPVVVVFMPVIISLARQMKTPASQLLIPLSYLSIFGGVCTLMGTSTNILMSGIIKDHGQPPLGMFELALVGIPLMVLGTAYLAFFGKKILPVRETLTAILSEEERKEYITEAYVKQGTELDGQSFSESGLKRTRGIRLLEIIRDGVALGGDLPHQSLQAGDRLVLACRPTAIIQARENTGIDFVGERGLDLEPISAHEGAIVEGVIGPMSTIVGKTIREINFRQRYRMIILAVHRRGRNVREKLETLPLDFGDTLLMMGTDKAIENMHNTDDIILLDRPQLPAQDMRRRMPLVIAVIAGMIGAVTFLDVPIFAMAVLAVAILFVTGTIKPKDAYSAIEWRILILIYGMLGLGLALQDSGATELASAQLVHLVDGFPQAWQPIVMLAFVYLATSIMTEVLSNNATVVLMAPVALALGEMLGVDPRPFIIAACIGSSASFATPIGYQTNTYVYGVGGYRFGDFARVGIPLNVLYFIGSMILIPLFWHF; encoded by the coding sequence ATGACTTGGGAAATCATAGCCGTCCTGTTCATTCTTCTGGCCGCGCTGGCCAGTTTCATCGCCGAAAAGGTCTCCGTCGATGTGACGGCTGTCTGTGTCTTTGCCGTCCTGCTGGTTGTCAGCATGGTCAGCGGTTCGGACCATTGGCCCGAGGTCGGAGAGCTGGTTAATGTCTTTGCCAACTCGGCCCCCTTGACCATCGGGGCGATGTTCATCATCAGCGTGGCGCTGGAAAAATGCGGGGCCATCGAGTTGATGGCACAAAAACTGGGGAAGCTGACGGCGCTTCCCTACGGGGTTTTTATCGTTGCGCTGGCCATCGGCGTGGGCGGGATTTCGGCCTTTATCAATAACACGCCCGTCGTGGTGGTGTTCATGCCGGTCATCATTTCGCTGGCCCGGCAGATGAAGACCCCCGCCTCCCAACTGCTGATCCCGCTCTCGTACCTGTCGATTTTCGGGGGCGTGTGTACGCTCATGGGCACGAGCACAAACATCCTCATGAGCGGTATTATCAAGGACCACGGCCAACCCCCGTTGGGCATGTTTGAGCTGGCGCTGGTCGGCATACCCCTGATGGTGCTGGGGACCGCCTACCTGGCTTTTTTCGGTAAAAAAATCCTGCCCGTGCGCGAAACCCTGACCGCCATCCTCTCCGAGGAGGAGCGCAAGGAGTACATCACCGAAGCCTACGTCAAGCAGGGCACCGAGCTGGACGGGCAGAGCTTCAGCGAGTCCGGGCTCAAGCGCACGCGCGGCATCCGGCTGCTGGAAATCATCCGCGACGGGGTGGCCCTCGGCGGCGACCTGCCGCATCAGAGCCTTCAGGCCGGGGACCGGCTCGTGCTGGCCTGCCGCCCGACGGCCATCATTCAGGCCCGCGAAAACACCGGCATCGACTTCGTGGGCGAACGCGGCCTGGACCTGGAACCGATCTCCGCGCACGAGGGGGCCATCGTCGAGGGCGTGATCGGCCCGATGTCCACCATCGTCGGCAAGACCATCCGCGAGATCAACTTCCGGCAGCGCTACCGCATGATTATCCTGGCCGTGCACCGGCGCGGGCGCAATGTGCGCGAAAAGCTCGAAACCCTGCCGTTGGACTTCGGTGACACGCTGCTGATGATGGGCACGGACAAGGCGATCGAGAACATGCACAACACCGACGACATCATCCTGCTCGACCGTCCGCAGCTCCCCGCCCAGGACATGCGCCGCCGGATGCCGCTCGTCATCGCCGTGATCGCCGGGATGATCGGCGCGGTGACCTTTCTGGACGTGCCGATTTTCGCCATGGCGGTGCTGGCCGTGGCCATCCTCTTTGTCACCGGCACGATCAAGCCCAAGGACGCCTATTCCGCTATCGAGTGGCGCATCCTCATCCTCATTTACGGGATGCTTGGCCTCGGCCTGGCCTTGCAGGACTCCGGGGCCACCGAGCTGGCTTCGGCCCAGCTTGTACACCTGGTGGACGGCTTTCCGCAGGCGTGGCAGCCGATTGTCATGCTGGCTTTTGTTTACCTGGCCACGAGCATCATGACCGAAGTGCTTTCCAATAATGCCACCGTCGTGCTGATGGCCCCGGTGGCATTGGCCTTGGGGGAAATGCTCGGCGTAGATCCCCGGCCCTTTATCATCGCGGCCTGTATCGGCTCCTCAGCCAGCTTTGCCACCCCCATCGGCTACCAGACGAATACCTACGTCTATGGCGTCGGCGGCTATCGCTTCGGGGATTTCGCCCGCGTCGGCATCCCCTTAAACGTGCTCTACTTCATCGGCAGCATGATCCTCATCCCGCTGTTCTGGCATTTCTAG
- a CDS encoding SCO family protein, with the protein MKILSLLLLGLLAVTARAETLISEVTAVDDDALTFTLADGKEVKVSRGDARIGYVGRRIQGQFEAGDPLPTLTRIWPATPADLARLISIDGELRADTKARGRKAFRRIGEQMPPFALWDQDGQLVTDASFKGHPLVLSFIFTRCKMANMCPATTAKMVSLQRQATEAGLDNARFALITFDPEYDTPGVLNEYGTQRGADFATFSLLTGPKIATDDLMKQFGILTIEEDGTINHTAATILVGPDGSILYRSEGPGWTAQEFLDKLKAE; encoded by the coding sequence ATGAAAATCCTCAGTCTGCTTTTGCTGGGCCTGCTGGCGGTCACCGCCCGGGCCGAAACGCTTATCTCCGAAGTCACCGCCGTGGACGACGACGCCCTGACTTTTACCCTGGCCGACGGCAAGGAGGTCAAGGTCTCGCGCGGAGACGCCCGCATCGGCTACGTCGGGCGCAGAATCCAGGGCCAGTTCGAAGCGGGCGACCCGCTCCCCACCCTGACCCGGATCTGGCCCGCCACGCCCGCCGACCTGGCCCGGCTCATCTCCATCGATGGCGAACTGCGCGCCGACACCAAGGCACGGGGTCGCAAGGCCTTCCGCCGCATCGGGGAACAAATGCCGCCCTTCGCCCTCTGGGACCAGGACGGGCAACTGGTCACGGACGCCTCGTTTAAGGGGCACCCGCTGGTCCTGTCGTTTATTTTCACCCGCTGCAAAATGGCCAACATGTGCCCGGCCACGACGGCCAAGATGGTCTCGCTCCAGCGTCAGGCAACCGAAGCCGGACTCGACAACGCCCGCTTTGCGCTCATCACCTTCGACCCCGAGTACGACACGCCCGGCGTCCTCAACGAGTACGGCACCCAGCGCGGGGCGGATTTCGCCACCTTTTCCCTGCTGACCGGCCCGAAGATCGCCACTGACGACCTCATGAAGCAGTTTGGCATCCTCACCATCGAGGAGGACGGTACGATCAACCACACCGCCGCGACCATCCTCGTCGGCCCCGACGGGAGCATCCTTTACCGCAGCGAGGGGCCGGGCTGGACCGCCCAGGAGTTTCTCGACAAGCTCAAGGCCGAGTAA
- the mutS gene encoding DNA mismatch repair protein MutS encodes MMQQYWKYREEIPEDALLLFRLGDFYEMFHADAEEGARLLGITLTKRSNYPMAGIPYHAKDNYLPKLLAAGKKVAIVDQIETPQPGKLVKRALTQILTPGTLLEENQLDAHKNHYLLALSSTKKGFHAAWLDLSTGDFQLASDTDPRRLLPIFNALDPREIVLPETISPGWAHREDLRDWHEQFDRFCLEHPVTFVPDFQFEGEDGARVVIETLGVHNLNGFGLDKDHPALGAAGALITYATDNLCAPPKNLRRIREYRSGGTLLLDPATMRNLEIFKSAQGTRKGSLLAALDRTVTAAGARLLEQWLAAPILDLEELNRRQLTVKAFIESPGVASQLQESLKQVRDIARILGRLQNRLRNPRELGGVRDTLDQLPAIREFLGKIDEPPVTQLLGSVGAFDELRDFLSASLNDELPGNLTDGGIIRNGFDAELDRLRGLTTDNKTWISDLERDEQEKTGIKNLKVKYNGAFGYFIEITKSNLPNVPEHYIRRQTMVNAERFVTEELRQKEKEIVHAEEKALAREEELFKAVVARILAESDALGSTALALAEIDLFVGWAQLAREWDYCRPTLDEGDQLDIRQGRHPVVEQMLKADLRGFSTTQSFVPNDTRLSASGEQIALITGPNMAGKSTYIRQVSLIALMAQVGCWVPAASCQLGLVDRIFSRVGASDELARGNSTFMVEMNETANILNNATPRSLIILDEIGRGTSTYDGLSIAWSVIEFLHGESEAGPRTLFATHYHEITQLERTLPRLRNYSVSVKEWADEIRFLHTVTEGAADRSYGIQVARLAGLPPKVIDRARTILNELENEGNVLQQTLREPNARPAPKPKRKPAADPVAGDDGAGQLDLF; translated from the coding sequence ATGATGCAGCAGTACTGGAAGTACCGCGAAGAGATTCCCGAGGACGCGCTGCTGCTGTTCCGGCTGGGGGATTTTTATGAGATGTTCCATGCCGACGCCGAGGAAGGCGCGCGGCTGCTGGGGATCACCCTGACCAAGCGCAGCAACTACCCGATGGCGGGCATCCCCTACCACGCCAAGGACAACTACCTGCCCAAGCTCCTGGCCGCCGGGAAAAAGGTCGCTATCGTGGACCAGATCGAGACGCCCCAGCCGGGCAAGCTCGTCAAGCGCGCCCTGACGCAGATCCTCACCCCTGGCACCCTGCTGGAGGAGAACCAGCTCGACGCGCACAAGAACCATTACCTGCTCGCGCTCAGTTCGACCAAAAAGGGCTTCCACGCCGCCTGGCTCGACCTCTCGACCGGCGATTTTCAGCTCGCCAGCGACACCGACCCGCGCCGCCTGCTGCCGATTTTCAACGCCCTCGACCCCCGCGAAATCGTCCTCCCCGAAACCATTTCCCCCGGCTGGGCGCACCGCGAAGACCTCCGCGACTGGCACGAGCAGTTTGACCGCTTTTGCCTGGAGCACCCCGTCACCTTCGTGCCCGATTTCCAGTTCGAGGGCGAGGATGGGGCCCGCGTCGTCATCGAGACGCTCGGTGTGCACAACCTCAACGGCTTTGGCCTGGACAAGGACCACCCCGCGCTCGGAGCAGCCGGGGCGCTCATTACCTACGCCACGGACAACCTCTGCGCCCCGCCGAAAAACCTGCGCCGTATCCGCGAGTACCGCAGCGGGGGCACGCTCCTGCTCGACCCGGCCACCATGCGCAACCTGGAGATTTTCAAGTCCGCCCAGGGCACCCGCAAAGGCTCGCTGTTGGCCGCGCTCGACCGCACCGTGACCGCCGCCGGGGCCCGCCTGCTGGAGCAGTGGCTGGCTGCGCCGATCCTCGATCTGGAGGAGTTGAACCGCCGTCAGTTGACCGTGAAGGCCTTTATCGAGTCGCCCGGCGTGGCCTCGCAGCTTCAGGAAAGCTTAAAACAGGTCCGCGACATCGCCCGCATCCTCGGCCGTCTGCAGAACCGCCTGCGCAACCCCCGCGAACTGGGCGGCGTGCGCGATACACTGGACCAGCTCCCGGCCATCCGCGAATTTTTAGGCAAAATCGACGAGCCGCCCGTCACACAGTTGCTGGGCAGCGTCGGGGCTTTTGACGAGTTGCGGGACTTTCTCTCCGCCTCGCTCAACGATGAACTCCCCGGCAACCTGACCGACGGCGGCATCATCCGCAACGGCTTCGACGCCGAGTTGGACCGCCTGCGCGGCCTGACCACAGACAACAAAACCTGGATCAGCGACCTCGAACGCGACGAGCAGGAAAAAACCGGGATCAAAAACCTCAAGGTCAAGTACAACGGCGCGTTCGGCTACTTTATCGAGATCACCAAGTCGAACCTCCCGAACGTCCCCGAGCACTACATCCGCCGCCAGACGATGGTCAACGCCGAGCGCTTCGTGACCGAGGAGCTGCGCCAGAAGGAAAAGGAAATCGTCCACGCCGAGGAAAAGGCCCTCGCCCGCGAAGAGGAGCTTTTCAAGGCCGTGGTGGCGCGGATTTTGGCTGAGTCCGACGCGCTCGGCTCCACCGCGCTCGCGTTGGCCGAGATCGACTTGTTCGTGGGCTGGGCGCAGCTTGCCCGCGAGTGGGACTACTGCCGCCCCACCCTCGACGAGGGCGACCAACTCGACATTCGCCAGGGACGCCACCCCGTGGTCGAACAGATGCTCAAGGCCGACTTACGCGGTTTTTCCACCACCCAGAGCTTCGTCCCCAACGACACCCGCCTCTCCGCTTCGGGGGAGCAGATCGCCCTCATTACCGGCCCCAACATGGCGGGTAAGTCCACTTATATCCGCCAGGTCTCCCTCATCGCGCTGATGGCGCAGGTCGGCTGCTGGGTACCTGCCGCCTCGTGCCAACTCGGGCTGGTGGACCGGATATTTTCCCGCGTCGGGGCCAGCGACGAACTGGCCCGGGGGAACTCGACCTTCATGGTCGAGATGAACGAAACGGCCAACATTCTCAACAACGCCACCCCGCGCAGCCTCATCATCCTCGATGAGATCGGCCGGGGCACCAGCACCTACGACGGGTTGAGCATCGCCTGGAGCGTAATCGAGTTCCTCCACGGCGAGTCCGAGGCTGGCCCGCGCACGCTTTTTGCCACGCACTACCACGAGATCACTCAGCTTGAGCGCACCCTTCCGCGCCTGCGCAACTACTCGGTCAGCGTAAAGGAGTGGGCCGATGAAATTCGCTTCCTCCACACTGTGACCGAGGGCGCGGCGGACCGCAGCTACGGCATCCAGGTGGCGCGGCTGGCGGGCCTTCCTCCCAAGGTGATCGACCGCGCCCGCACCATCCTCAACGAGTTGGAAAACGAGGGCAACGTCCTCCAGCAAACCCTCCGCGAGCCCAACGCCCGCCCCGCCCCGAAGCCAAAACGCAAGCCTGCTGCCGACCCCGTGGCGGGCGACGACGGCGCCGGGCAGCTTGACCTGTTCTGA
- the budA gene encoding acetolactate decarboxylase translates to MKALLALAFLLNISPFQEAEMTQYSTIDAFLSGVYTGELTVGELRQHGDFGIGTFDYIDGELFMLNGEVFQIPALGNAHKAADEMTIPFASFCTFKPTKTAGLNGPADAKAVRQMIEQRMFSRTNIFYAVKIDGTFSEVVARAPRKLSSPNAAISEITDKQSVFTFQNIEGTMIGFWCPKYINGINVGGWHMHFLSRDKTRGGHVLDYKIGQVDVAVMDMMNFKVILPREASYYQADLNLDRAEIRTRLETSGYGPRQHE, encoded by the coding sequence ATGAAAGCTCTGCTCGCGCTCGCGTTTCTGCTCAACATCTCCCCCTTTCAGGAAGCGGAGATGACCCAGTACTCCACCATCGACGCCTTTCTCTCCGGCGTTTACACCGGCGAACTCACCGTGGGCGAGTTGCGCCAGCACGGCGATTTTGGTATCGGGACTTTCGACTACATCGACGGCGAGCTTTTCATGCTGAACGGAGAGGTCTTCCAAATCCCGGCCTTGGGCAATGCACATAAAGCCGCGGATGAAATGACCATCCCCTTCGCCAGCTTCTGCACCTTTAAGCCGACCAAAACCGCCGGCCTTAACGGTCCCGCCGATGCCAAAGCTGTCCGCCAGATGATCGAACAGCGGATGTTTTCCAGGACGAACATTTTCTACGCGGTCAAGATCGACGGTACGTTTAGCGAAGTCGTCGCCCGCGCACCGCGCAAGCTCAGCTCTCCCAACGCGGCCATCAGCGAGATTACGGACAAGCAGTCGGTCTTCACCTTCCAAAACATCGAAGGCACCATGATCGGCTTCTGGTGCCCCAAATACATCAACGGGATCAACGTCGGCGGCTGGCACATGCATTTTCTCTCCCGCGACAAGACGCGCGGCGGCCACGTGCTCGATTACAAGATCGGCCAGGTCGATGTCGCCGTGATGGACATGATGAACTTTAAGGTCATCCTCCCGCGCGAGGCCAGCTACTACCAGGCCGACCTCAACCTCGACCGGGCCGAAATCCGCACCCGTCTGGAAACCTCCGGCTACGGCCCCCGCCAGCACGAATAG
- the hemF gene encoding oxygen-dependent coproporphyrinogen oxidase: protein MNPTHYPETVRDWLLSLQNRVCHALEQEDGSARFRADAWTRDEGGGGESRVLADGPVLEKAGVNFSDVRGKGLPPSATERRPALAGKPFRAMGVSVVVHPRNPYAPTSHMNVRFLSAGAPGEEPIWWFGGGFDLTPYYGFIEDARHWHACARDACVPFGDGGYDEFKEWCDRYFYLPHRRETRGIGGLFFDDFNAGGFEQAFGFAQAVGEAYLSAYIPILARRKHMPATERERTWQLIRRGRYAEFNLVYDRGTHFGLQSGGRTESILMSLPPLARWEYDHHPAPGSPEADLLEHFLKPRDWLAEE from the coding sequence GTGAATCCCACCCACTATCCGGAAACCGTCCGCGACTGGCTGCTGAGCCTCCAGAACCGCGTCTGCCATGCGCTGGAGCAGGAGGACGGCAGCGCCCGCTTTCGCGCCGATGCGTGGACCCGCGACGAGGGCGGCGGCGGGGAATCCCGCGTGCTGGCCGACGGCCCCGTGCTGGAAAAGGCGGGGGTGAATTTTTCCGACGTGCGCGGGAAAGGGCTTCCTCCCTCGGCCACCGAACGCCGCCCCGCGCTGGCGGGCAAGCCCTTCCGGGCCATGGGCGTGTCTGTCGTCGTCCACCCGCGCAACCCCTACGCCCCCACCTCGCACATGAACGTGCGTTTCCTGAGCGCGGGCGCGCCCGGTGAGGAGCCGATCTGGTGGTTCGGCGGGGGCTTCGACCTGACCCCGTACTACGGCTTCATCGAGGACGCCCGGCACTGGCACGCCTGCGCCCGCGACGCCTGCGTCCCCTTCGGCGATGGGGGGTATGACGAGTTCAAGGAGTGGTGCGACCGGTATTTTTACCTCCCCCACCGCCGCGAAACCCGCGGTATCGGCGGGCTCTTTTTCGACGACTTCAACGCGGGCGGCTTCGAGCAGGCGTTCGGTTTCGCGCAGGCCGTGGGCGAGGCCTACCTGAGCGCCTACATCCCCATCCTCGCCCGCCGCAAGCACATGCCCGCCACCGAGCGCGAACGCACCTGGCAACTCATCCGCCGGGGCCGTTACGCGGAGTTCAACCTCGTCTATGACCGCGGCACGCACTTCGGGCTCCAGTCCGGCGGACGCACCGAGTCGATCCTCATGTCCCTACCCCCGCTGGCCCGCTGGGAGTACGACCACCACCCTGCCCCCGGCAGCCCCGAAGCCGACCTGCTGGAGCATTTTTTAAAACCCCGCGACTGGCTGGCCGAGGAGTAA